In Prevotella sp. oral taxon 475, one DNA window encodes the following:
- a CDS encoding ABC-F family ATP-binding cassette domain-containing protein produces the protein MITVTNLAIQFGKRVLYKDVNMKFTSGNIYGIIGANGAGKSTLLKAISGELEPNKGTVELGPGERLSVLDQDHFKFDEFRVIDTVLMGHQKLWNNMKEREALYAKDEMTEEDGNRAAVLEEKFAEMNGWEAESDAAQMLSNLGVADALHHKQMSDLSNNEKVRVMLAKALFGNPDNLLLDEPTNDLDLDTVTWLEEYLGNVEQTVLVVSHDRHFLDAVSTQTVDIDFGKVTIFSGNYSFWYESSQLALRQAQNQKQKAEEKRKELEEFIRRFSANVAKSRQTTSRKKMLEKLNVEEIRPSSRKYPGIIFQMDREPGNQILEVEGLKASDNDGNVLFDNVSFNIEKGQKVVFLSHNPKAMTALFEIINGNREAEAGTYKWGVTITTAYLPLDNTAFFDSKLNLVDWLSQFGPGNEVVMKSYLGRMLFSGEDVLKEVNVLSGGEKMRCMIARMQLKNANCLILDTPTNHLDLESIQAFNNNLICYKGNILFASHDHQFIQSVADRIIELTPSGTIDKLMNYDDYIYDPAIKEQKASMYNV, from the coding sequence ATGATAACAGTTACAAATCTTGCAATTCAATTCGGTAAGAGGGTTCTCTATAAAGATGTGAACATGAAGTTCACTTCAGGCAATATCTACGGCATCATCGGAGCCAATGGAGCAGGAAAATCGACTCTGCTGAAAGCCATCAGCGGCGAGTTGGAACCCAACAAAGGTACCGTTGAGCTGGGACCGGGCGAACGTCTGTCGGTGCTTGATCAGGATCACTTTAAGTTCGATGAGTTCCGCGTGATCGATACCGTTCTCATGGGACATCAGAAGTTATGGAATAACATGAAAGAGCGCGAGGCTCTGTATGCCAAAGATGAGATGACCGAAGAGGACGGCAATCGCGCAGCGGTGCTCGAAGAAAAGTTTGCCGAAATGAACGGCTGGGAGGCAGAAAGCGATGCGGCTCAGATGTTAAGCAATCTGGGTGTAGCGGACGCTTTGCACCATAAGCAGATGAGCGATCTGTCGAATAACGAAAAGGTGCGCGTAATGTTGGCGAAGGCTCTCTTCGGCAATCCCGACAATCTACTGCTGGATGAACCTACCAACGACCTTGATCTGGACACGGTTACCTGGCTCGAAGAATACTTAGGAAACGTGGAGCAGACGGTGCTCGTAGTGAGTCACGACCGCCACTTCCTCGATGCTGTGAGCACACAGACCGTGGACATCGACTTTGGAAAGGTGACCATCTTCTCGGGCAACTACTCTTTCTGGTATGAGAGTTCGCAGTTGGCTCTGCGTCAGGCACAGAACCAAAAGCAGAAAGCCGAAGAGAAACGAAAGGAATTGGAAGAATTTATCCGCCGTTTCTCGGCCAATGTGGCCAAAAGTAGGCAGACGACATCGAGGAAAAAGATGCTCGAGAAACTTAATGTGGAGGAAATTCGTCCGTCGAGTCGCAAATATCCAGGTATCATTTTCCAAATGGATCGCGAACCGGGCAACCAAATTTTAGAGGTGGAAGGCCTGAAAGCGAGCGACAACGACGGCAACGTGCTCTTCGACAATGTATCGTTCAACATTGAGAAAGGGCAGAAAGTGGTCTTCCTCAGTCATAACCCCAAGGCGATGACAGCCCTCTTCGAAATCATCAACGGCAATCGTGAAGCCGAAGCTGGAACTTATAAATGGGGCGTAACCATCACTACAGCCTATCTGCCGCTGGACAACACGGCGTTCTTCGACAGTAAATTGAATCTCGTAGACTGGTTGAGTCAGTTTGGTCCGGGCAACGAGGTGGTAATGAAAAGCTACCTCGGTCGCATGCTTTTCTCGGGCGAAGACGTACTCAAAGAGGTGAACGTGCTCTCGGGAGGCGAGAAAATGCGCTGCATGATTGCACGCATGCAACTCAAAAACGCCAACTGTTTAATTCTCGACACACCCACCAATCACCTCGACTTGGAAAGTATCCAAGCCTTTAACAACAACCTCATCTGTTATAAGGGCAACATTCTCTTTGCCAGTCATGACCATCAATTCATTCAATCGGTGGCCGATCGTATCATCGAGCTTACCCCATCGGGCACTATCGATAAGCTCATGAACTATGACGACTATATCTACGATCCTGCCATCAAAGAGCAAAAAGCCAGTATGTACAACGTCTGA
- the ftcD gene encoding glutamate formimidoyltransferase: protein MNKEKQLVECVPNFSEGRNMKVINQITDVVKQTKGVKLLDVDPGEATNRTVVTFVGPPDAVVEAAFKAVKKAGELIDMRLHHGAHPRMGATDVLPLIPVAGITLEECAELARKLAKRIADELEIPCYCYEAAALIAERRNLAVCREGEYEALTEKLSTPGKQPDFGARPIDERAMRTGCTAVGARNFLIATNFNLNTTSTRRANAIAFDVREKGRPLREGNPITGKVKKDAHGNPMTLPGTLKATKAIGWFIDEYGIAQVSMNITDIDVTPLHVAFDEVCRCAQNRGIRVTGTEIVGLIPKRTLIEAGKYFLEKQQRSVGIPEEDIIRIAVKSMGLDDLKPFHPREKVIEFLCEQEEKKQLVDLTVDEFAKETSRESPAPGGGTIAAYMGVLGAALGTMVANLSSHKPGWDDRWAEFGTWAARGQELMTSLLHLVDEDTEAFNRVMAAFGLPKKTEEDKAARTQAIQAATLDAAQVPLKTMKEAAKVFEICKAMAIEGNPNSISDAGVGALAARAAVLGAGMNVKINAASLADKTMASALMAEADDLIAQANTAETEIYTLVSKAIG from the coding sequence ATGAACAAAGAAAAACAATTGGTGGAGTGTGTGCCCAATTTTAGCGAAGGGCGCAACATGAAAGTGATCAACCAAATAACCGACGTGGTGAAACAAACAAAGGGCGTGAAGCTGCTCGATGTAGACCCGGGAGAGGCCACTAATCGAACGGTGGTTACCTTTGTCGGTCCTCCCGACGCAGTGGTCGAGGCCGCTTTCAAAGCTGTAAAAAAGGCAGGCGAACTCATAGACATGCGTCTACACCATGGCGCACACCCGCGTATGGGAGCCACCGACGTGCTTCCGCTGATTCCTGTGGCGGGCATTACTCTCGAAGAGTGTGCCGAATTGGCCCGGAAACTGGCAAAACGCATTGCCGACGAACTGGAAATTCCTTGTTATTGTTACGAGGCTGCTGCCTTGATAGCCGAAAGACGCAACCTGGCCGTGTGTCGAGAAGGCGAGTATGAGGCCTTGACCGAGAAGCTGTCGACACCGGGCAAGCAACCCGACTTTGGTGCACGCCCCATTGATGAACGGGCCATGCGTACGGGATGTACGGCTGTTGGCGCTAGAAATTTCCTGATTGCCACCAATTTTAATCTCAATACCACTTCCACACGGCGGGCCAATGCCATTGCATTCGACGTACGCGAGAAGGGTCGCCCCTTGCGAGAGGGCAATCCGATAACGGGAAAAGTGAAGAAAGATGCTCATGGAAATCCGATGACTCTTCCAGGAACACTGAAAGCAACAAAGGCTATTGGCTGGTTTATAGACGAATATGGGATTGCTCAGGTATCGATGAACATCACCGATATAGACGTTACTCCGTTGCATGTGGCTTTCGATGAGGTGTGTCGTTGTGCTCAAAATCGCGGCATACGGGTGACAGGAACGGAGATTGTAGGGCTGATTCCGAAACGCACACTCATTGAGGCAGGTAAATATTTTCTTGAAAAACAACAACGCTCTGTCGGCATTCCCGAGGAAGACATCATTCGTATAGCCGTGAAATCGATGGGTCTCGACGACTTAAAACCTTTCCATCCTCGGGAAAAGGTGATAGAATTTCTTTGTGAACAAGAGGAGAAAAAACAGCTCGTCGATCTCACCGTAGACGAATTTGCCAAAGAAACCTCGCGCGAATCTCCTGCTCCCGGTGGTGGAACCATTGCCGCTTATATGGGCGTTTTGGGGGCAGCACTGGGTACAATGGTGGCCAATCTGTCGAGTCATAAACCCGGTTGGGACGACCGTTGGGCTGAGTTTGGAACTTGGGCTGCAAGAGGACAGGAGCTGATGACTTCGCTGCTGCACCTTGTAGACGAAGATACTGAGGCCTTCAACCGGGTGATGGCTGCATTCGGACTGCCCAAAAAGACCGAGGAAGACAAGGCCGCACGTACTCAAGCCATACAGGCTGCTACGCTTGATGCCGCACAAGTGCCGCTAAAAACGATGAAAGAAGCTGCTAAGGTGTTTGAAATCTGCAAGGCAATGGCCATAGAGGGCAATCCTAACAGCATCTCCGATGCGGGTGTTGGAGCATTGGCTGCACGGGCTGCGGTGTTAGGTGCCGGGATGAATGTGAAGATCAATGCGGCCTCTTTGGCAGACAAGACGATGGCTTCCGCACTGATGGCCGAGGCAGATGATTTGATTGCACAGGCCAATACGGCCGAGACGGAGATTTATACTTTGGTTTCCAAGGCTATTGGTTGA
- the rlmD gene encoding 23S rRNA (uracil(1939)-C(5))-methyltransferase RlmD has translation MARKRKELPILENVTITDVAAEGKSLARVNDLVVFVPFAVPGDVVDLRIRKKKHSYCEAEVVRFIKYSKVRTEPMCQHFGVCGGCKWQNLPYEEQLRAKQQQVFDQLSRISHVALPECLPILGSELTSEYRNKLEFGCSNKRWLTQEQVASGETFDNMNAIGFHITGAFDKILPIEKCWLMDDLHNQIRNEIRDYAFAQDLSFFDLRQQKGLLRDVMIRNSDTGEWMVLVQFHFETESDPQTAHALLAHVGERFPQITSLLWVDNQKCNDTFGDLPVHVFKGNDHIFEVMEGLKFKVGPKSFYQTNTRQAYHLYDVARRFAGLSGSETVYDLYTGTGTIANFVARSARKVVGVEYVPEAIEDAKVNSELNGIHNTSFYAGDMKDILTEEFIAENGHPDVVITDPPRAGMHADVIETILRAAPGRIVYVSCNPATQARDLIALDKGYRVTAIQPVDMFPHTPHVENVVLLERRNGLGEYS, from the coding sequence ATGGCAAGAAAGAGAAAAGAACTACCGATACTCGAAAATGTAACGATTACCGACGTTGCAGCCGAGGGAAAATCGCTGGCAAGGGTGAACGATTTAGTGGTTTTCGTGCCTTTTGCTGTGCCGGGAGATGTTGTTGACCTACGGATAAGGAAGAAAAAACACAGTTATTGCGAGGCCGAGGTGGTGCGTTTTATCAAATACAGCAAGGTGCGTACTGAGCCGATGTGTCAGCATTTCGGCGTTTGCGGCGGTTGCAAATGGCAGAATCTGCCTTATGAGGAGCAATTGCGGGCCAAGCAGCAGCAGGTGTTCGACCAACTTTCACGCATCTCGCATGTGGCACTGCCTGAGTGTCTGCCCATCCTTGGTTCCGAACTCACCAGCGAATATCGCAACAAGCTGGAGTTCGGCTGTTCCAATAAGCGATGGCTCACCCAAGAACAGGTGGCCTCGGGCGAGACCTTCGATAACATGAATGCCATCGGATTTCACATCACAGGAGCCTTCGACAAGATTCTTCCCATCGAGAAATGCTGGCTCATGGACGACCTTCACAACCAGATTCGCAACGAAATCAGGGACTATGCATTCGCTCAGGATCTCTCGTTTTTCGATCTGCGACAGCAGAAAGGCTTGTTGCGTGATGTCATGATTCGCAATAGCGACACGGGTGAATGGATGGTTCTCGTTCAGTTTCACTTCGAGACGGAGAGCGATCCGCAAACGGCTCATGCCCTGTTGGCACATGTGGGCGAGCGGTTTCCACAAATCACGTCGTTGCTTTGGGTGGACAATCAGAAGTGCAACGACACTTTCGGCGATTTGCCCGTGCATGTTTTCAAAGGCAATGACCATATTTTCGAGGTGATGGAAGGGTTGAAATTCAAGGTGGGACCGAAGAGTTTCTATCAAACCAACACACGTCAGGCTTATCATCTCTATGATGTGGCTCGTCGTTTTGCGGGATTGTCGGGTTCGGAAACAGTCTACGACCTCTACACCGGCACTGGAACGATCGCCAATTTTGTGGCCCGTTCGGCTCGGAAAGTGGTGGGGGTGGAGTATGTTCCCGAGGCCATTGAAGACGCAAAGGTGAACAGTGAGCTCAATGGCATTCACAATACGAGTTTCTATGCGGGGGATATGAAGGATATTCTTACCGAAGAATTCATTGCCGAAAACGGTCATCCTGACGTGGTGATTACCGATCCGCCACGTGCTGGCATGCATGCCGATGTGATAGAAACCATTCTTCGGGCGGCTCCTGGTCGCATTGTCTACGTCAGTTGCAACCCCGCCACACAAGCAAGAGACCTTATTGCGCTCGATAAAGGTTATCGGGTGACGGCCATTCAGCCCGTAGACATGTTCCCGCATACGCCGCATGTGGAGAATGTTGTGCTGTTGGAGAGAAGGAATGGCTTGGGGGAATACTCCTAA
- a CDS encoding nucleotide exchange factor GrpE, whose amino-acid sequence MNAINEEEKDLKTDETLDAQQPVEGETNPDAEISDPQEEEQPSAERELEELKDKYLRTVAEFENYKRRTLKEKTDLILNGGEKAFTSILPIIDDMERAILNAPKLESLDAVEEGWELIYKKLISTLEAQGVRKIETDDRDFDVDFHEAVAMVPGMGDEKKGKIIDCMQTGYTLNDKVIRHAKVAVGQ is encoded by the coding sequence ATGAACGCGATAAACGAAGAAGAAAAAGACTTGAAGACAGACGAGACTCTTGACGCTCAACAGCCTGTAGAGGGCGAAACAAATCCCGATGCCGAGATCTCAGACCCCCAGGAGGAAGAGCAGCCATCGGCAGAGAGAGAACTGGAAGAGCTCAAAGACAAATATCTGCGCACTGTGGCCGAGTTTGAGAATTACAAACGGCGCACCTTGAAAGAGAAGACCGACCTTATTCTCAACGGTGGCGAGAAAGCCTTCACCTCCATCCTACCCATCATCGACGACATGGAGCGCGCCATCCTCAATGCCCCCAAACTCGAGAGTCTGGACGCTGTGGAAGAGGGGTGGGAACTGATTTACAAGAAACTCATCAGCACCCTTGAGGCGCAGGGTGTAAGGAAAATCGAGACTGACGACCGAGACTTTGACGTAGACTTCCACGAAGCCGTAGCCATGGTTCCCGGTATGGGCGACGAGAAGAAAGGCAAAATCATCGACTGCATGCAAACGGGCTACACGCTCAACGACAAGGTCATCCGCCACGCCAAAGTGGCCGTGGGTCAGTAA
- a CDS encoding porin, whose amino-acid sequence MKQKLLWTLLLVGFTLQAEAQTGKNPTEEKKLTLVSDLKLSGFILSQYQYSGQHGAHSNSFNIRMARLSLEGRILRDFFWKTQVQFNGNTATLGQSPRVVDLFAEWQKYKTLRVKFGQFKRPFTFENPLHPIDQGFMSVSQSVTKLSGFADRTGEHASNGRDLGLQVQGDVLPNSQGRALLHYQVGVYNGQGINVKDVDQRKDVIGGVWVMPIKGLRLGVFGWRGSYSRTGSYTIVHPTTHQPVLDGSGNPQTAKGTQTVEKKRYAISGEYVANGWTFRSEYISSKGYGFKTTYNTKADLQDANINYALGDRANGYYALVIMPMMKKQMHLKARLDRYCADGSSVTAKTMYELGADYELTRNLKFSAEYVLVHDKMLEHQNYQMLDFQIGLRF is encoded by the coding sequence ATGAAACAAAAACTTTTATGGACTCTGTTGCTGGTAGGTTTCACGCTGCAAGCAGAGGCACAGACCGGAAAAAATCCGACAGAAGAAAAAAAACTGACGTTGGTAAGTGATTTGAAGCTGAGCGGTTTTATACTATCGCAGTATCAATATAGCGGGCAACACGGCGCACACAGCAACAGTTTCAACATCCGTATGGCACGTCTCTCGCTCGAAGGACGCATCCTTCGCGACTTCTTTTGGAAGACGCAGGTTCAGTTCAACGGCAATACGGCCACCCTGGGGCAGTCGCCGCGGGTGGTAGATCTTTTTGCCGAGTGGCAGAAATACAAGACGCTGCGTGTGAAGTTCGGTCAGTTCAAACGGCCGTTCACCTTTGAGAATCCGTTGCATCCCATCGATCAGGGGTTTATGTCGGTGTCGCAGAGTGTGACAAAGCTATCGGGTTTTGCCGACCGAACAGGCGAACATGCCAGTAATGGACGCGACCTCGGTCTTCAGGTGCAGGGTGATGTGTTGCCCAACAGCCAGGGACGGGCTTTGCTCCACTATCAGGTGGGCGTCTATAACGGGCAAGGTATCAACGTGAAAGATGTCGACCAACGCAAAGATGTCATAGGCGGTGTGTGGGTGATGCCCATCAAAGGTCTGCGATTGGGTGTCTTCGGGTGGCGCGGTTCCTACTCGCGTACGGGTTCCTATACCATCGTTCATCCCACGACCCATCAGCCGGTGCTCGACGGAAGCGGCAATCCGCAAACCGCAAAAGGCACGCAGACGGTGGAAAAGAAGCGATATGCTATCAGCGGAGAATATGTTGCAAACGGTTGGACCTTTCGAAGTGAATACATTAGCAGTAAGGGCTATGGCTTTAAAACCACTTATAACACCAAGGCCGACCTGCAAGATGCTAATATCAACTATGCACTGGGCGACCGAGCCAATGGCTATTACGCCCTGGTAATCATGCCGATGATGAAGAAACAGATGCATCTCAAAGCGCGACTTGACCGCTATTGCGCGGATGGAAGTAGCGTAACGGCGAAGACGATGTATGAGTTGGGAGCCGACTACGAGCTTACACGCAACCTGAAATTCAGTGCCGAGTATGTTTTGGTGCACGATAAAATGCTCGAACATCAAAACTACCAGATGCTCGACTTCCAAATCGGACTACGTTTCTAA
- a CDS encoding RluA family pseudouridine synthase, with product MTYNKRSEENDRRFVVTEHSTLLKWLIENVEGNSRSRLKAILQGRGVRVDGKCVTQFDYPLEPGMQLEVSKSKRNEVFKSRYFRIIYEDRYLIVVDKNEGVLSMAAGHSSLNLKALLDDYFVKTHQRCRAHVVHRLDRDTSGLMVYAKDMETEQVLEYNWHEIVYDRRYIAVVSGEVIDDAGTITSWLRENNGYLIYSSPVDNGGKYAVTHFSVLDRTTTHSLVEFQLETGRKNQIRVHSSDIGHPVCGDVKYGNGDNPIDRLCLHAYILCFFHPVTNARMEFSTPIPPNFKRIFK from the coding sequence ATGACATATAACAAGCGAAGTGAAGAAAACGACCGCCGGTTTGTCGTAACCGAACACAGCACCTTGCTCAAATGGCTCATCGAGAATGTGGAAGGAAACAGTCGTTCCCGGCTAAAGGCCATTTTACAAGGCAGAGGCGTCCGTGTGGATGGCAAGTGTGTGACACAGTTCGACTATCCTTTGGAACCAGGAATGCAGCTGGAGGTGAGCAAATCGAAGAGAAACGAAGTGTTCAAAAGTCGATACTTCCGTATCATTTACGAAGATCGTTACCTCATTGTTGTCGACAAGAACGAAGGTGTTCTTTCCATGGCGGCAGGGCATTCGTCGCTGAATTTGAAAGCATTGCTCGACGATTACTTTGTCAAGACACATCAACGGTGTCGTGCTCATGTAGTTCATAGGTTGGATAGAGACACAAGCGGACTGATGGTTTATGCCAAAGACATGGAGACCGAGCAAGTGTTGGAATACAACTGGCACGAGATTGTTTACGATAGGCGTTATATTGCCGTGGTATCAGGGGAAGTGATAGACGATGCAGGCACAATAACCAGTTGGTTAAGAGAGAATAACGGTTATCTCATTTATTCCTCTCCGGTAGATAATGGCGGCAAATATGCTGTTACACATTTCAGTGTTCTCGACCGCACCACCACCCATTCGCTGGTAGAATTTCAGTTGGAAACAGGCCGAAAAAATCAAATCCGTGTACATTCTTCCGACATCGGGCATCCCGTTTGCGGCGATGTGAAATACGGAAACGGTGATAACCCCATTGACCGACTTTGTCTTCACGCCTACATCCTATGCTTTTTCCATCCCGTGACGAATGCCAGAATGGAGTTTTCAACACCTATACCGCCAAATTTTAAACGAATATTCAAATAA
- the ppdK gene encoding pyruvate, phosphate dikinase, with translation MTEKRVYTFGNGVAEGKADMKNLLGGKGANLAEMNLIGVPVPPGFTITTDVCNEYFEKGKDKVVALLKGEVEKAVQHIEKLMNSKFGDLTNPLLVSVRSGARASMPGMMDTILNLGLNDAVVEGLAAKSGNERFAYDSYRRFVQMYGDVVLGMKPTNKEDIDPFEAIIQQVKAERGIKLDNEMSVDELRKLVSLFKSAIKKQTGKDFPTDPMEQLWGAICAVFDSWMNERAILYRKMEGIPAEWGTAVNVQAMVFGNMGNTSATGVCFSRDAATGENLFNGEYLVNAQGEDVVAGIRTPQQITKEGSLRWAEQQCIEEEVRASQYPSMEENMPEIFAQLNEIQEKLERHYHDMQDMEFTVQDGKLWFLQTRNGKRTGTAMVKIAMDLLREGEIDEKTALKRCEPNKLDELLHPVFDKAAQKQAKVLTRGLPASPGAACGQVVFFADDAARWHEEGHQVIMVRIETSPEDLAGMSAAEGILTARGGMTSHAAVVARGMGKCCVSGAGAININYKERTLEIDGTLIKEGDYISLNGSTGEVYLGEVRTQPAKVTGDLAALMELCNKYTRLVVRTNADTPHDADVAHNFGAVGIGLCRTEHMFFENEKIKAMREMILADSQDGREKALEKLLPYQRQDFYGILKSMNGYPVNIRLLDPPLHEFVPHDLEGQQAMADEMGISVQEIQRRVNSLSEHNPMLGHRGCRLGNTYPEITAMQTRAILGAAIQLKKEGFDPHPEIMVPLIGVVHEFDEQEKVIRETAKRLFAEEGVEVHFRVGTMIEVPRAALVADNIAEKAEYFSFGTNDLTQMTFGYSRDDIAGFLPVYLEKKILSVDPFQVLDQKGVGQLIDMGVKKGRSTRPDLICGICGEHGGEPESVKFCHRVGLNYVSCSPFRVPIARLAAAQAAVEESL, from the coding sequence ATGACAGAAAAAAGAGTTTACACCTTCGGCAATGGCGTTGCCGAAGGGAAAGCAGACATGAAAAATCTGCTCGGCGGGAAAGGAGCCAATTTGGCAGAGATGAATTTGATCGGGGTGCCCGTTCCTCCAGGATTCACCATTACGACAGATGTCTGCAACGAGTATTTCGAAAAAGGCAAAGACAAAGTGGTGGCCTTGCTGAAAGGAGAAGTTGAAAAGGCGGTGCAACACATCGAAAAACTGATGAACAGTAAGTTCGGCGACCTGACCAATCCCTTGCTGGTCTCGGTGCGTTCGGGTGCCCGCGCTTCGATGCCAGGCATGATGGACACTATCCTCAACTTAGGTCTGAACGACGCTGTTGTGGAAGGTTTGGCTGCCAAATCGGGCAACGAACGGTTCGCCTACGACAGTTATCGCCGCTTTGTGCAGATGTATGGCGACGTGGTGCTGGGCATGAAACCCACCAACAAAGAGGATATCGACCCCTTTGAAGCAATCATCCAGCAGGTGAAGGCCGAACGCGGCATCAAACTCGACAACGAAATGAGTGTCGACGAACTCCGAAAACTCGTCTCTTTATTCAAGTCGGCCATCAAGAAACAAACGGGAAAAGACTTCCCCACCGACCCCATGGAGCAACTTTGGGGAGCCATCTGCGCCGTGTTCGACAGTTGGATGAACGAGCGCGCTATCCTTTACCGCAAGATGGAGGGTATTCCCGCCGAATGGGGAACGGCCGTCAACGTGCAGGCAATGGTGTTTGGCAATATGGGTAACACCTCGGCAACGGGTGTTTGCTTCAGTCGTGATGCCGCAACAGGTGAAAATCTCTTCAACGGCGAATACCTTGTCAACGCACAAGGCGAAGACGTGGTGGCCGGAATACGCACGCCCCAGCAAATCACCAAAGAGGGTTCGCTGCGTTGGGCCGAGCAACAGTGCATCGAAGAGGAGGTGCGCGCCAGTCAATATCCTTCAATGGAAGAGAATATGCCTGAGATTTTCGCACAGCTGAACGAAATTCAAGAGAAACTGGAACGGCATTATCACGATATGCAGGACATGGAGTTCACCGTACAGGACGGCAAACTGTGGTTCCTGCAAACGCGAAACGGCAAGCGCACAGGTACGGCCATGGTGAAGATTGCTATGGATCTGTTGCGCGAAGGCGAGATTGACGAGAAGACGGCTTTGAAACGCTGCGAGCCCAACAAACTGGACGAACTCTTGCATCCCGTCTTTGACAAAGCAGCTCAAAAGCAAGCAAAGGTTCTGACACGAGGTTTGCCCGCCTCGCCGGGGGCTGCCTGCGGACAAGTGGTGTTCTTTGCCGACGATGCCGCTCGCTGGCACGAAGAGGGACACCAAGTGATTATGGTTCGTATCGAGACCTCACCGGAAGACCTTGCAGGTATGTCGGCCGCCGAAGGCATTCTTACCGCACGCGGAGGAATGACCTCGCACGCTGCCGTTGTGGCACGTGGCATGGGCAAATGCTGTGTTTCGGGTGCTGGTGCCATCAATATCAACTACAAAGAGCGTACTCTCGAAATCGACGGAACCCTGATTAAGGAAGGCGATTACATCTCGCTCAACGGCAGTACGGGTGAAGTCTATCTCGGAGAGGTGAGAACCCAGCCTGCAAAAGTAACCGGAGATTTGGCCGCTCTCATGGAGCTCTGTAACAAATACACTCGTTTGGTGGTGCGTACCAATGCCGATACGCCACACGATGCCGACGTAGCACACAACTTTGGGGCTGTGGGTATCGGACTTTGTCGTACGGAACACATGTTCTTCGAGAACGAGAAAATTAAGGCGATGCGCGAAATGATTCTCGCAGACAGCCAAGACGGCCGCGAAAAGGCTCTCGAAAAATTGTTGCCTTACCAGCGACAAGACTTCTACGGCATCCTTAAATCAATGAATGGCTATCCGGTAAACATCCGTTTGCTCGACCCGCCTTTGCACGAGTTTGTCCCTCACGACCTCGAAGGTCAGCAAGCCATGGCCGACGAGATGGGTATCTCGGTGCAAGAGATTCAACGTCGCGTCAATTCGCTGAGCGAACACAATCCCATGTTGGGCCATCGCGGATGCCGTTTGGGCAATACCTATCCCGAAATCACGGCTATGCAGACGCGTGCCATCCTGGGTGCAGCCATACAATTGAAGAAAGAAGGGTTTGATCCGCATCCTGAAATCATGGTTCCGCTCATCGGTGTAGTACACGAATTCGATGAACAGGAAAAGGTGATTCGAGAAACGGCCAAACGTTTGTTTGCCGAAGAGGGCGTTGAAGTGCACTTCCGCGTGGGTACCATGATCGAAGTGCCGCGTGCAGCACTCGTTGCAGACAACATTGCCGAGAAGGCCGAATACTTCAGTTTCGGAACAAACGACCTCACACAGATGACCTTCGGCTACAGTCGCGACGACATTGCAGGCTTCCTTCCTGTGTATTTGGAGAAGAAGATCCTAAGCGTCGATCCGTTCCAAGTGCTCGATCAGAAAGGCGTTGGCCAGCTCATCGATATGGGTGTGAAGAAAGGTCGTTCTACACGTCCTGACCTCATCTGCGGTATCTGTGGCGAACACGGTGGCGAACCCGAATCGGTGAAGTTCTGTCATCGGGTCGGTTTAAATTATGTCAGCTGTTCTCCTTTCCGAGTTCCTATCGCTCGGTTGGCAGCGGCACAGGCAGCAGTGGAAGAAAGTCTTTAA